In Epinephelus lanceolatus isolate andai-2023 chromosome 16, ASM4190304v1, whole genome shotgun sequence, one DNA window encodes the following:
- the LOC117263434 gene encoding forkhead box protein H1-like: MQYRTEKFGAQLPLFAPASSSQRGLLRKSTTYLAKIAVVLQDAPAKMLTFTQLMDRLAPLISEDRKSVENNIRVCLSSNKCFVKIPVVPDSLDSKRNYWKLDHSQITAKMVRRHFKGILLLFPELASKVETENTSRPSERCSALHSPEPAACRAVQVKCEVKFSSPFSIESLLKRDSPSARASRASPLCRVPVRAEQQPGSSPICSAGGSTHRGLTANGAAQPIKRTHVCSQSSFPVCTRASAAPYFTSPHSGYITYSVPAFTHDALCFWL; the protein is encoded by the exons ATGCAGTACAGGACTGAGAAGTTTGGAGCTCAGCTGCCTCTCTTTGCTCCAGCCAGCAGCTCTCAGCGCGGTCTGCTCAGGAAGAGCACCACCTACCTGGCTAAGATCGCTGTCGTCCTCCAAGACGCTCCAGCCAAGATGCTCACTTTCACACAG TTGATGGACAGACTGGCACCATTAATCTCTGAAGACAGAAAATCTGTTGAGAACAACATCAGAGTCTGTTTATCAAGCAACAAATGTTTTGTCAAG attCCAGTGGTCCCAGATTCTCTGGACAGTAAGAGAAACTACTGGAAACTGGACCACAGTCAGATCACGGCAAAGATGGTGCGTCGTCACTTCAAAGGCATCCTGCTCCTCTTCCCTGAGTTGGCCTCCAAAGTGGAGACGGAGAACACCAGCAGACCATCAGAGCGCTGCTCAGCTCTCCACTCTCCTGAACCTGCAGCCTGCAGAGCTGTTCAGGTCAAATGTGAGGTGAAGTTCAGCAGTCCTTTCTCCATTGAATCCCTCCTGAAGAGAGACAGTCCCTCTGCTCGGGCCTCCAGAGCTTCTCCTCTGTGCAGAGTGCCggtcagagcagagcagcagc CTGGAAGTTCCCCCATCTGCTCAGCAGGGGGCAGCACACACCGTGGACTCACTGCTAATGGAGCTGCTCAGCCCATCAAGAGGACGCATGTGTGCTCTCAGTCCTCATTCCCTGTCTGCACAAGAGCCAGTGCTGCTCCTTATTTCACCAGCCCACACAGCGGTTACATCACTTACTCTGTACCAGCATTTACCCATGATGCTCTCTGTTTCTGGCTGTAA